The Pseudarthrobacter sp. BIM B-2242 region TCGACGTCTTCGCGTGTCAGGGGCCGCTTGAGTACGGTGTTGACGTGTTCGAGGATGTAGTCGATGTCTTTGCTGGACGCTGCCGGATGGGCCTTGTCCAGGTGCCAGTCGGTGTCCGTGGTGCCGATGATCCAGTGCCGGCCCCAGGGGATGACAAACAGTACTGACTTCTCGGTACGCAGGATCAGGCCGACGGTGGACTGGAACCGGTCCCGCGGCACCACAAGGTGGATGCCCTTGGACGCCCGGACCTTCAGCTGACCGCGGTCCGTGACCATGGCCTGGGTTTCGTCGGTCCATACACCGGTGGCGTTGATGACCTGCTTTGCCCGGATGTTGAACTGGGAGCCGTCCTCGTGGTTGACCACCTTGGCCCCCACAACGCGTTCACCCTCCCGGAGGAAATCCACCACCGCCATCTGGTTCACTGCATGGGCGCCGTAATGGGCCGCGGTCCTGATGAGGTTGGCGCAGTATTTGGCGTCGTCTACCTGGCCGTCGTAGTAGCGGATTGAACCCACAAAGGCATCTTTTTTCAGGCTGGGCGCAGCCCGGAGGGTTCCCCGACGGCTGAGGTGTTTGTGGAACGGAACGCCGCGCCGGTGCCCGTTGGAGATGGACATCAGGTCATACAGGGCGATGCCGGCTCCGACATAGGGCCGTTCGAGGAAAGGCTTCGTCAGCGGATACAGAAAAGGCACCGGCCGGGCCAGGTGGGGGGCGAGCTCGGAAAGCAGCAGCCCACGCTCCTGCAGTGCCTCCTTGACCAGCCCAAAATCAAGCATTTCGAGGTAGCGCAGTCCGCCGTGGATCAGCTTCGATGACCGCGAAGACGTGCCCGCCGCCCAGTCGCTCGCTTCCACGATCCCCACGCTGAGGCCACGGGTCACGGCGTCCAGGGCCGCTCCGGTGCCCACGATCCCGCCGCCGACAATAAGGATGTCAAGTTCGTTGCCCGGCTCGGACGTAGCCCTGAGCCGGGCAATCGATGCTTCCCGGGCTGCGGGCCCCAGGGCACCGCCTTCGTTTAGAACACTGTTCATGGAACGCCTCCCCTTGCCGCTGCTGCCGGTAGTAAACCCACACTACTTCGTTGCCGCGCGGATGGGCAGGCGTCCACCAGCCCTTAGTTGCCGGTGTAGGGCGATACCACGACGTCGACGCGCTGGAATTCCTTGAGGTCCGAATACCCTGTGGTCGCCATCGAGCGGCGGAGCGCCCCGACCAGGTTGGACGTGCCGTTGGTGTGGTGCCCCGGCCCGAAGAGGACCTCTTCGAGGGATCCGACGGTCCCCACGTTGGCGCGGTCCCCGCGCGGCAGCTCCAGGTGGTGGGCCTCCTGGCCCCAGTGCCAGCCCTTCCCCGGAGCCTCTTCGGCCCTGGCGAGCGCGCTGCCCAGCATCACGGCGTCGGCGCCCATGGCAATGGCCTTGACGATGTCACCCGAGGTGCCCATGCCGCCGTCGGCAATTACATGGACGTAGCGTCCGCCGGATTCATCCATGTAATCACGGCGGGCGGCCGCGACGTCGGAGATGGCGGAGGCCATGGGCGAGTGGATGCCGAGCGCGCGGCGCGTAGTGGCCGTGGCTCCCCCGCCGAAGCCGACCAGGACGCCCGCGGCGCCGGTCCGCATCAGGTGGAGCGCGGGTGTGTAGCCGGCGGCGCCGCCAACGATCACCGGGACGTCGAGCTCGTAAATGAACTGCTTGAGGTTCAGCGGTTCATCTTCCTTTGAGACGTGCTCGGCGGAGACGGTGGTACCGCGGATGACAAAGATGTCGACGCCGGCGGCCACCACCGTCTTGTAGTGCTCCTGGGTGCGCTGCGGGGTCAGGGCACCGGCCACCGTCACGCCTGCTGCGCGGATCTCGGCGAGGCGGGAGGTGATCAGTTCCGGCTGGATGGGTGCCCGGTAGAGCTCCTGCATTCGCCCTGTCACTGCGGGACTGTTGACCTCATCGGCGAGGGCACCGATCTCGTCCAGGACGGCCTGGGGGTCCTCGTACCGGGTCCAGAGGCCCTCAAGGTCCAGCACGCCGAGCCCGCCCAGCCGCCCGAGGGCGATGGCCGTCTCCGGGGACATGGCTGAATCCATGGGTGCCGCGATCACGGGCATGTCGAACTTGTAGGCATCAATCTGCCAGGAGACAGACACGTCCTTGGGGTCGCGGGTACGACGGTTGGGGACGATCGCAATGTCATCCAGGGAGTAGGCACGACGCCCACGCTTGCCACGGCCGATCTCGATCTCGTAAGTCACTGCTCTAGGTTATCCCAGCCCCGGCGTTGTCCTTGGCCGGAGCTAAGATGCCGGGATGGGCAACCGCTGGATCTTCGATGGGCACATAGCCGGCATTGGCACCGCGTCAGGACTGCGGGCGGTGGTGGGCGTGTGGCAGGAGTCCCCGTTCGGGTCCTTCGCCGATGTTATGGTCCAGCAGCCCTCCGGGCACCGGCTGCTGCTGGCCCCCACCCGGGAAGTAGCCGCCTTCATCGCGGCGACGTACAGCTTCGATTCGGTGCAGCTGGTGGACGTGAATGCAGTGTTCGCAGATCACCGCCTGACGGTGGACGCCGGCCCGCTGCAGCTAAGCGCCGGCGTGGGGCGCAGAACCCTCCTGGGCACAGCACTGCGGGCAGTACCAAGGCCCCTCGCCGTGCACCCGGCCTGGCTGCAGGCAATCAGTCCCCTGGCCGGGCTGCTCAGTCCTGGCGCCCGGACCTCGGGCAGCGCCGGAAGCGGCAGGCTGGAGTATTACGGGGTGAGCGACCTGCACCACATCAGCTCCGCCGTCGTTCGCTGGAACGGTGCGCACGCCGGGGAGCTGGCACCGATTAATCCTGCCGTGACCTTCGGCTTCAGCAGTGTTCCCGCCCGGCCCGGCCTGGCGAGGGTCCGCACCACCGTGCTGGACGCGGCCGGGGACAAGTCCCCATCGCGGCGTCCGGCCGAATAACGTAGTTTGGGCACAAAGCGGAACAGCAGGGTCCGCTGCGCTAAGAATTTGGGGGACGCAATGGCGCCTGGCATCTACGGTGCTGACATCGAACAACTCCGGGCATTGTCCCAATCGCTGGGCAGGTCCGGGACACGGCTGAAAAGCGTCGAATCCACGGTCAATTCCCTGGTGCAATCCTCAGCGTGGAAGGGCACGGACGGGGACAGGTTCCGCAGCGAATGGTCATCTTCCCTGCGTCCCATGCTGAGCCATACCTCGGAGGCTTTGCAGGATCAGTCCAGGTCGCTGCTGAAGCACGCTGACGAACAGGAGCAGGCCAGTGGCGCGGGTTCTTCTTCCGTGCCGGCCGGGTCCGGCGGCGGCAGCGGCTCCGCGAACAGCTCCAACCCTGGACCCGGCTGGGGTGATGCCTTCACCGATCCCAACTACCAGCACGCGTCGTCGGGCATTGAGTGGCTCCTCGAAAAAATGGGAGTCGGGGATGGCAGCGCCGCGTCGGGAATTGCCTCGGCGCTGATGTTCGTGGCTGACAAGTTCAACTGGAACCTGGAGCTCGCGCAGGTGCAGGCAGGCGTCAGCAAGTTCTTTGACTTCATGAAAGGCGCCGGAAAAGTACTGGGCGTCCTGGGCGGCGCAATCGGCGTCCTGGATGTCCTCTCCGGGATCGACGGAAAGGACCCGTTCAGGATTGCCGACGGGCTGATTGGCGGCGGCTTGTCCGTAGCCGCCCTTGTTGCCACAGGAACCATTGTGGGAGCACCTGCCGGCATAGTCCTGGGCGGACTCGCCCTGGGGTGGGGCCTGTTGGGCATGATGTCAGGAGACGTCCCGGTCACCAAGAGAATCTGGGACTTCGGGGCAGGAGTAGTGGGCGCCGTCAAGGACGTTGCCTCTGCGGCCAGCGACGCTGTCGGATGGGTTGGCGGTAAGCTCGGTTTCGGCTGAGGCCCCGCCTGCACCATCCTGAGCCAGAACCATAGATGACGTAAGGAAATCATGACAGCCTCCACCACTCCGGAAACCGTTCCCGGTTCCGACCTGCCTCCCGCGGCGTACCGGATGACCAGCCACGAAATCCTGGCACTGCTGGCGTTTGAACCTGGTGCCGGGACTGCCTTGACCCGCCGGGTACTGGGCCTGGCCGAGCTCCCGGATGACCACGACCTTGTCCGGGCCGGAGTGGGGACCTTGAACATTCGGGACACCGTGGAGATCAACGGCGAGGAGGTCACCCTGCTTGCTGAGGCAAAAGTTCTCGCAAGAATCTTCAGCACTTCCTCCGAGTGGTTCGACATCACCCGGATCGGGTCCCAATACGCCTCACCGAGCTACCTCGTGGACTCCCCCGCGGGCCGGGCGGCGGTCTTCCTCCGCCCCCTGAGCGAGTACCTCTGCCTTCCCTTGCGGGACGACGTGGACCTGTTCGACTTTGTGCAGGCCCAGGTAGATGAAGCAGTTGCCACACTCGGCAGCGAGGGCGGCGGCATCGTTACTTCGAGGCGGTACAGCGTCCGGACGCAGGAACCTGTTGTCGCCAACATTAAAATTCACGAAGCCGGCCCGCACCAGCTCGCCTCGGCGCCGCTGGACGAGGACGGCCAGCTTGGCGTCCGGGATTTGGAGCCCGCTGAGCAACCCGGCCTGGTGGTCCGCGGGTTGCTGGCAGCCGCCTCGTGATGGATACCGCGGCATCCGGCACCGCCAGCTTTCCGCAGCGTGCGCTGGGGTACGCCCATCGCCGCGCGCGTGTCTTCTGGTTCTGGTGGATGGGCATGATCTTTGGCTTGCCCGGGCTGGCACAGGCAGCCGTCCTGGCGGCCACAGGTCAAAGCCCCGAGAACGGCCTGGTGCTGGCAGGCCTGGGTCTGGCCATCTCCGGAGCCGGCTGGCTGATGGCCATTGGGCCACGGTTTACGCGCACGGATCCACGCCCGGCTGACGATGTGAACCGCGCCGAACAGTACGTGCGGATAGCCCCTGGTTCGGCGATTGGCATGATAGCGGTCATGGTGGCCATCGTTGTGGCCCTCATGTTCGCCACCCCGCGGGGCACGGCACCGGACGTCCTGCCCATCCTCGCGCTTTTGGTGGTCTTTCCGTTGCCGGTGGCGGCCGGGTTGCTGTATTCCGCGCACCTGCACCGTCACCGGGAACGCTTCTTCGCCGGCTGGCTGGAACGCCGGTAGCAGAACGCCCGGCAATACTCAGCATTCAGGGCGAAGGCCTCCATGACGACTCAACCTGCCTTCGCGGCAGGTCAGCGACCTTGCGTGGGTTCTGGTCCTCGGCCCGTTGAGAGCCGCGCTGGGCGTCTTCCGGTGGAAGCGGGTACGGGCCTGGGCACGTGGCGCGACCCTTACGGAAATGCGGCCTACGGTCCGCTTTGAGCGTCAAGGCTGAGCTGTGACTCGAACATCCTGAAATAGCGGCCACGCAGTGCCACAAGCTCCTTGTGGGTGCCCTGCTCCACGATCTGCCCGTCCTCGAGCATGTACACAATGTCGGCCTTCTCGATGGTGGCCAGTCTGTGGCTGATGGCAATGATGGTGCTGCTGCGGTCCGCGAAAAGCCTGCTGAAAATCCTGTGTTCCGCCAGTGCATCGATGGCCGAGGTTGGCTCGTCCATCACCATAAACGACGCGCCCCGGTAGAAGTTCCGAGCCATGGCAAGCCGCTGCCACTGCCCGCCGGACAGCCCGCTGCCCTTCCGGCCGCGCGGATCTTCCATCCAGTTGCTGACGTGGTTCTCCAGCCCGTTGGGCAGCTTGTTGATGAATTCGAGGGCCTCGGCGTCGGCCGCGGCCCGCCGGATCCGGTCCTCGTCGCGCGGCGAGTCCACGTCACCAAAGCGGATGTTGTCCGCGGCCGTGGCGAACTCGTACTTCAGGAATTCCTGGCTCAGCACTGCCAGATGACGGTGCCAGGAGGTGACATCGACGGCGGCGAGGTCGACGTCGTCGAGCATTACCTGTCCTGAGTCCGGAGCGTACAGCCCGGCCAGGATTCTGATCAGGGTGGACTTTCCGGCTCCGTTCTCCCCCACGATGGCGATGTGCTGGCCTTCACGGATGGTCATGCTGATACCGCGGATCACCTCAAGGTCGCTGCCTGTATAGGTGAAGCGGATGTCCCGCAGCTCCACGGTCCTGGGAGCCTGCAGCAGCGGCGGCGCGTGGCGGGAATGGACCGGAAGCGCCATGAACACTTCATAGTCCTTGAGGTTCGCCAGGTCCTCATCGATGGAGCTCAGGGACGAGACAAGGCTGTTCGCTGTGGACAGGGCGCGGCTGACGATCTGCTGGACATACAGGAACTGGCCCACCGGCTGGGCACGGGCAATGATCTGGCCCACCACCCAGATCAGCGAGACCACTTCGGCGCCGTACTGGAGCGCGTCGGCGGCGAGCTGTTTCGGGATATAGCGCTTCTGGAAGTCCAGGCGTCGGCGCTCGTCAGCGTCACGCAGCCGGGACCGGAAATCCATCAGGTAGCCCACGATCCCGTACAGGCGCATTTCAGCGATGTGCTGCGGTCGGAGCAGGTTCGTTTCGATCATCCGGCGCTGCCGGCGTGAATCCACCTGCGTGTTCCAGTGCGCGATCTGCTCCCGGGAAAGCTTGAACTGCAGGTAGACACTCGGCACGATCGCCACCAGGACAATGACGGCGATCCACCAGCTGACCAGCAGCAGGGCCCCGACGGCCAGGATCACCGACACCAGCTGGGTGAAGATCGCGGCGATCCGGTCCAGGACCCTGGCATACGAGTCGGAGAACCGCTTGGCGCGGTCGTACAGGTCGACTGTCTGTTTGTCGTCGTAGCGCCAAAAATCCAGGGCCAGGAAGCGTTCGTACATCTGGTCGCCCACGATGGCTCCGACCTTGAAGCTCATCAGCTGCTGGATGTAGCGGTCCACGCTGCTGAAGGCACCCCAAAAAAGTCCCAGGGCGGCGGTGATGATGACATAGACGATGGCTTGCTGGCCCGCCGCGGCATCACCCGAGTAGGCGGCCGCCAGCGCGGTGGTTGTCAGCGCGGCGAAGAACGTGGTCACCAGCGGCAGCGTGGCCGAAATCAGCGACCCCATAACTTTCATGACGACGGCGCCCGGTGAGGCCCGGAAGCTGACGCGCAGCACCTGCGCCACGGCGCGGGCATAGGGCCTCAGTGCCAAACGCCGTCGAGCGTCCCTTTTCGGGTTCAGTTCGGCAGGGTGGCGTGATTCGGACATGGATTCAGCCTAGTGCCGTCCACAGATACAAATAGGCCGCGGGGAAACTTCCCCGCGGCCTATTTTGGTTTGTTTAGCGCGAACCGTAGTTCGGGGCCTCCACTGTCATCTGGATGTCGTGGGGGTGCGATTCCTTGAGGCCTGCCGGGGTGATCCGGACGAACTTGCCGCGGGCCTTGAGCTCAGGGACGGTGGGAGCACCGGTGTAGAACATGGTCTGGCGGAGGCCGCCCACCAGCTGGTAGGCCACGGACGCGAGCGGTCCGCGGTAGGCGACGCGGCCTTCGATGCCCTCGGGGATGAGCTTGTCATCACCGGAAACGTCCGCCTGGAAGTAGCGGTCCTTGGAGTAGGACGTGTTCTTGCCGCGGGTCTGCATGGCCCCCAGGGAGCCCATTCCGCGGTAGAGCTTGAACTGCTTGCCATTGACGAAGATCAGGTCACCCGGGGACTCATCGCAGCCGGCGAGGAGGGAGCCCAGCATCACCGTGTCGGCACCTGCAACCAGCGCCTTGCCGATGTCGCCGGAGTACTGCAGGCCGCCGTCGGCGATCAGCGGAACGCCGGCGGGGATGGCAGCCTTGGCGGACTCGTAGATGGCGGTGATCTGCGGGACGCCCACGCCGGCAACCACGCGGGTGGTGCAGATGGACCCGGGACCGACGCCCACCTTGATGCCGTCGGCACCGGCGTCGATCAATGCCTGGGCACCTTCGCGGGTGGCTGCCTGACCGCCGATGATGTCCACGTGGGCCGCCACGGGATCGGACTTGAGCCGGCGGATCATGTCAAGCACCCCCTGGGAGTGGCCGTTGGCGGTATCCACGAACAGGGCGTCAACGCCGGCCTCAATGAGGGCCATGGCGCGTTCCCAGCCGTCGCCGAAGAAGCCGATGGCGGCACCGACGCGGAGCCGGCCCTCGTCGTCCTTGGTGGCCAGCGGATACTGCTCGGCCTTAGTGAAGTCCTTGGTGGTGATCAGGCCCTTGAGCCGGCCCTGCTCGTCAACGAGCGGGAGCTTTTCGATCTTGTTGGTGGCCAGCTTGTGGGAGGCTTCCTCACGGCTGATGCCAACGTGCCCGGTGATCAGGGGCATCTTGGTCATTACGTCACTGACGAGCCGCAGCGGGAAGTCGGACTCAGGGACAAAGCGGGTGTCGCGGTTGGTGACGATGCCGAGCAGCCGCATGCCCTCATCCACCACGGGCAGGCCGGAGACGCGGTACTGCGAGCAGATCTCATCCAGTTCAGCCAGTGTGGCCTGCGGGCCGATGGTCAGCGGGTTGGTGATCATTCCGGACTCGCTGCGCTTGACGCGGTCCACCTGGTCGGCCTGGTCCTGGATGGAAAGGTTGCGGTGGATCACGCCCAGCCCGCCCTGGCGTGCCATCGCAATGGCCATCCGGGATTCGGTGACGGTGTCCATGGCGGCGGACAGCAGCGGCGTGTGCACGGAGATCCGCTTGGAAATCCGCGACGACGTGTCGGCTTCGGACGGGATGA contains the following coding sequences:
- a CDS encoding glycerol-3-phosphate dehydrogenase/oxidase, encoding MNSVLNEGGALGPAAREASIARLRATSEPGNELDILIVGGGIVGTGAALDAVTRGLSVGIVEASDWAAGTSSRSSKLIHGGLRYLEMLDFGLVKEALQERGLLLSELAPHLARPVPFLYPLTKPFLERPYVGAGIALYDLMSISNGHRRGVPFHKHLSRRGTLRAAPSLKKDAFVGSIRYYDGQVDDAKYCANLIRTAAHYGAHAVNQMAVVDFLREGERVVGAKVVNHEDGSQFNIRAKQVINATGVWTDETQAMVTDRGQLKVRASKGIHLVVPRDRFQSTVGLILRTEKSVLFVIPWGRHWIIGTTDTDWHLDKAHPAASSKDIDYILEHVNTVLKRPLTREDVEGVYAGLRPLLAGENDSTAKLSREHVVAHPVPGLVVVAGGKWTTYRVMAKDAVDEATRTMDERVPPSCTETIPLLGASGFKAAWNRRSRTAEEYGVHVARVEHLLNRYGSMTPEVLAIIKERPELAEPLPGADDYLQAEAVYAATHEGARHVHDVLTRRTRISIEAWDRGVSAVPVVAKLMGEVLGWSDAQRENEIKHYIARVEAERLSQQQPDDESADAARLGVDDIVPLR
- a CDS encoding GuaB3 family IMP dehydrogenase-related protein; this translates as MTYEIEIGRGKRGRRAYSLDDIAIVPNRRTRDPKDVSVSWQIDAYKFDMPVIAAPMDSAMSPETAIALGRLGGLGVLDLEGLWTRYEDPQAVLDEIGALADEVNSPAVTGRMQELYRAPIQPELITSRLAEIRAAGVTVAGALTPQRTQEHYKTVVAAGVDIFVIRGTTVSAEHVSKEDEPLNLKQFIYELDVPVIVGGAAGYTPALHLMRTGAAGVLVGFGGGATATTRRALGIHSPMASAISDVAAARRDYMDESGGRYVHVIADGGMGTSGDIVKAIAMGADAVMLGSALARAEEAPGKGWHWGQEAHHLELPRGDRANVGTVGSLEEVLFGPGHHTNGTSNLVGALRRSMATTGYSDLKEFQRVDVVVSPYTGN
- a CDS encoding WXG100 family type VII secretion target, with the translated sequence MAPGIYGADIEQLRALSQSLGRSGTRLKSVESTVNSLVQSSAWKGTDGDRFRSEWSSSLRPMLSHTSEALQDQSRSLLKHADEQEQASGAGSSSVPAGSGGGSGSANSSNPGPGWGDAFTDPNYQHASSGIEWLLEKMGVGDGSAASGIASALMFVADKFNWNLELAQVQAGVSKFFDFMKGAGKVLGVLGGAIGVLDVLSGIDGKDPFRIADGLIGGGLSVAALVATGTIVGAPAGIVLGGLALGWGLLGMMSGDVPVTKRIWDFGAGVVGAVKDVASAASDAVGWVGGKLGFG
- a CDS encoding ABC transporter ATP-binding protein, yielding MSESRHPAELNPKRDARRRLALRPYARAVAQVLRVSFRASPGAVVMKVMGSLISATLPLVTTFFAALTTTALAAAYSGDAAAGQQAIVYVIITAALGLFWGAFSSVDRYIQQLMSFKVGAIVGDQMYERFLALDFWRYDDKQTVDLYDRAKRFSDSYARVLDRIAAIFTQLVSVILAVGALLLVSWWIAVIVLVAIVPSVYLQFKLSREQIAHWNTQVDSRRQRRMIETNLLRPQHIAEMRLYGIVGYLMDFRSRLRDADERRRLDFQKRYIPKQLAADALQYGAEVVSLIWVVGQIIARAQPVGQFLYVQQIVSRALSTANSLVSSLSSIDEDLANLKDYEVFMALPVHSRHAPPLLQAPRTVELRDIRFTYTGSDLEVIRGISMTIREGQHIAIVGENGAGKSTLIRILAGLYAPDSGQVMLDDVDLAAVDVTSWHRHLAVLSQEFLKYEFATAADNIRFGDVDSPRDEDRIRRAAADAEALEFINKLPNGLENHVSNWMEDPRGRKGSGLSGGQWQRLAMARNFYRGASFMVMDEPTSAIDALAEHRIFSRLFADRSSTIIAISHRLATIEKADIVYMLEDGQIVEQGTHKELVALRGRYFRMFESQLSLDAQSGP
- the guaB gene encoding IMP dehydrogenase, translating into MTQPEHNPFGFIGLTYDDVLLLPGHTDVIPSEADTSSRISKRISVHTPLLSAAMDTVTESRMAIAMARQGGLGVIHRNLSIQDQADQVDRVKRSESGMITNPLTIGPQATLAELDEICSQYRVSGLPVVDEGMRLLGIVTNRDTRFVPESDFPLRLVSDVMTKMPLITGHVGISREEASHKLATNKIEKLPLVDEQGRLKGLITTKDFTKAEQYPLATKDDEGRLRVGAAIGFFGDGWERAMALIEAGVDALFVDTANGHSQGVLDMIRRLKSDPVAAHVDIIGGQAATREGAQALIDAGADGIKVGVGPGSICTTRVVAGVGVPQITAIYESAKAAIPAGVPLIADGGLQYSGDIGKALVAGADTVMLGSLLAGCDESPGDLIFVNGKQFKLYRGMGSLGAMQTRGKNTSYSKDRYFQADVSGDDKLIPEGIEGRVAYRGPLASVAYQLVGGLRQTMFYTGAPTVPELKARGKFVRITPAGLKESHPHDIQMTVEAPNYGSR